From the Anaerolineales bacterium genome, the window CAGGAGGCGGAGATCGTGCAAAGCTATCTCCGCGCGCGCGGGATCCCGTGCGAAGTCTCCCAGGAAGCCGCCGGGTACGTGATCGGGATAACGGTGGACGGCCTGGGGGAAGCGCAGATATTGGTGCCGGCGCGTTATCGGGAGGAGGCGTTGGAGGCCTTGCGCGAATACCGCGGCCGAAGCGCTCCGGAGGCGGACAAAGAAGAAAACGGAAGCGGAGGCCAATAAGGAGCCGATGGCGGACTTTTCCCGTCCCGGCGGGTTTTACCGGCGCTGCGGAAAGCGCGGATTGGATCTTCTGCTTTCGCTCGCCGCGCTGATCCTCCTGGGCCCCTTCTTCCTGATCGCGGCGCTGGCCATCCGGCTGGAATCGCCCGGGCCGGTGCTCTACATCCAGGAGCGCCTGGGCTGCAAGGGAAAAATTTTCAACGCCTACAAATTCCGCACGATGGTTCACGCGCCGCGGATTCCGAACCGCGAGATCCATCCCGGCGATCCGGAATTGACGCGGGTGGGCGCCTTTCTCCGGCGCTACAAGCTCGACGAACTGGTCCAACTCTTCAACGTTCTGCGGGGGGAAATGTCATGGGTCGGTCCGCGGCCGGCCCTGCCCCGCCAGTTGGCCGAATACGACGAGAACGGCCGCAAGCGGCTGTGGGTGAAACCCGGAATGTCCGGATTGGCGCAGGTGCGCGGGAACATTTATCTTTCCTGGCCGGAACGATGGAAGTACGACGCGGAGTACGTGGACCGCTGCTCGCTCGGACTTGATTTGTGGATCATCTGGCGTACAATCGCGGTGATGTTTCTCGGCGAAGAAAAATTTCTCGAACATCCGCAATCGAAGAAGCCCCGGGAAGCCTGATGGCCGAATCCCGTGAGCCGACGGTCGTCCTGGCCGGAAGCGTCAACAGCTCGCTGCTCACGCTGCGGGCCCTCGTCCGCCACCGCCTGCGGGTGGTTGGTATCCTCGGCCTGGCGCCCGCCGCCTCGGCCGGAGTGAGCGGATACGTGCGGATGGATTCGGCCGCCGCGGAGGCCGGGATCCCCTACGCGGATTTTAAGGACTTGAACGCGCCGGAAACGGCGGAGCGGGTGCGCCGGTGGGCGCCGGACGTGTTCTTCATCGTCGGACTTTCGCAGATGGTGAAGAAGGACCTGCTGGCGATCCCGCGGCTCGGATGCGTCGGCTTTCATCCCACTCGGCTTCCCGAAGCCCGCGGCCGGGCTCCGGTGGCGTGGATGGTCCTTGAGGGGCGGAGCGGCGCGGCGACTTTCTTCCAGATGGACGAGCGCGCCGACGCCGGACCGATCCTGGTCCAGGAGCCGTTCGCGGTTGACGGATCGGATTATTCCGCCGACGTGACCCGCAAACTCGAGGCGGCCCTGGACGCCGCCTTGGAACGCTGGCTTCCGGCTTTGAAGCGCGGCGAATGGAAGGCCGCGCCGCAGGAGGAAGCCAATGCCTCCTACACCGGAAAGCGGACTCCGGAGGACGGGGTCATCCACTGGGAGTGGCCGGCCAAAAAAATCCATGCCCTGGTCCGGGCGGCCTCGCGGCCGTACCCGGGCGCGTTCACCTTCGTCGAGGGGCGCAGGCTTGTGGTGTGGAAAGCGGAGCCGGAGACGGAACTGCCTTACCGCGGGGTGGTCGGCCGCATCGTGCACCGCGAGAAGTCAAAGGGATGGCTGGTCCAGACCGGAAACGGACTGCTGTGGCTGACGGAAACGGAGTTCGACCCCGCGGACGGGCGTGAGCCGAATCCCAAACTGCGGATCGGGACCCGGCTGGGCGGAGACCCGGAATCCGAGATCCCCGCCCTGCGGAAGCGGGTGCAGGAGCTCGAGGAGCGGCTCCGGGCGCTGGAAAACGCTCCGAATCGGAAGGACTCATGAACATCCTGGTCATCGCCACCCATCCGGACGACGAAGTGCTCGGCTGCGGCGGGACGATCGCCCGCCACGCCTCCCGCGGCGACAAGGTGGACGTGCTGGTGGTCACGCGCGGATCCTCGGACCTCTACGACGACCAGCAGGTGAAAACTTTGCGCAAGGAGCTGGACGCCGCGCAAGCGATCCTCGGCGTATCGACCGTGCATTTCCTGGATTTCCCCGCGCCCAAGCTGGACCTGGTGCCGACCCACGAGTTGGCGGACGCCATGGCGAAGAAGATCGCGGAACTCCGGCCGGCTGCAACCTTCATCCCCCATCGCGGGGACCTGCACTCGGACCATCGCGCCGTGTTCCAGGCCGCGCTGGTCGCGGCGCGTCCGATCGGCGGGCGCATCGTGCGGCGCCTGCTGAGCTATGAGACTCTGTCGGAGACGGAGTGGACCGCACCGGTTGCCGAGGACGCCTTCCTGCCCTCGGTGTTCCTGGAGATTTCGGATTTCTTGGAACGGAAGAAACAGGCTCTGGCGGCCTATCGCAGCCAGTTGAAGGAATTCCCGCATCCCCGGTCTCTGCAGGCCGTGGAAGCCCTTGCCCGCTTGCGCGGCAGCACCGTGGGCGTGCCGGCCGCCGAAGCGTTTCAGTTGATCCGCGAAATCGATTAGCGTTTTCTGGCGCGAAGACGCCGGGACTCGAAGAAAACCTTTTTTCATTTCATTCTCCTCTCATACTCCCGTTCCTGTCCCTCGCTTCACTTGGGACAAGCGTTCCGGGATCCCTTCTCCCAGCCCATCTCTCAAGATTGATG encodes:
- a CDS encoding DUF2007 domain-containing protein; the protein is MADQFVIVDSAFGRQEAEIVQSYLRARGIPCEVSQEAAGYVIGITVDGLGEAQILVPARYREEALEALREYRGRSAPEADKEENGSGGQ
- a CDS encoding sugar transferase, whose protein sequence is MADFSRPGGFYRRCGKRGLDLLLSLAALILLGPFFLIAALAIRLESPGPVLYIQERLGCKGKIFNAYKFRTMVHAPRIPNREIHPGDPELTRVGAFLRRYKLDELVQLFNVLRGEMSWVGPRPALPRQLAEYDENGRKRLWVKPGMSGLAQVRGNIYLSWPERWKYDAEYVDRCSLGLDLWIIWRTIAVMFLGEEKFLEHPQSKKPREA
- a CDS encoding methionyl-tRNA formyltransferase produces the protein MAESREPTVVLAGSVNSSLLTLRALVRHRLRVVGILGLAPAASAGVSGYVRMDSAAAEAGIPYADFKDLNAPETAERVRRWAPDVFFIVGLSQMVKKDLLAIPRLGCVGFHPTRLPEARGRAPVAWMVLEGRSGAATFFQMDERADAGPILVQEPFAVDGSDYSADVTRKLEAALDAALERWLPALKRGEWKAAPQEEANASYTGKRTPEDGVIHWEWPAKKIHALVRAASRPYPGAFTFVEGRRLVVWKAEPETELPYRGVVGRIVHREKSKGWLVQTGNGLLWLTETEFDPADGREPNPKLRIGTRLGGDPESEIPALRKRVQELEERLRALENAPNRKDS
- a CDS encoding PIG-L family deacetylase, translated to MNILVIATHPDDEVLGCGGTIARHASRGDKVDVLVVTRGSSDLYDDQQVKTLRKELDAAQAILGVSTVHFLDFPAPKLDLVPTHELADAMAKKIAELRPAATFIPHRGDLHSDHRAVFQAALVAARPIGGRIVRRLLSYETLSETEWTAPVAEDAFLPSVFLEISDFLERKKQALAAYRSQLKEFPHPRSLQAVEALARLRGSTVGVPAAEAFQLIREID